In the Theobroma cacao cultivar B97-61/B2 chromosome 1, Criollo_cocoa_genome_V2, whole genome shotgun sequence genome, one interval contains:
- the LOC18610796 gene encoding histone H1, which produces MATAEPEVPVTEQPSEAAKEQKPAEKPVKEKKPKAPKEKKPKVPKEKKPRQPKAAAHPPYFQMIKESLLALNEKSGSSPYAIAKYMEEKHKAVLPANFRKILALQLKNSAARGKLIKIKASYKLSEAGKMEKAASRVTKAKTEKKSTPDAKPKKSEATKKAAKKVGAKKKSTPAKPKQPKSIRSPAAKKAKKASA; this is translated from the exons ATGGCCACCGCTGAACCTGAAGTTCCGGTAACTGAGCAGCCGTCGGAAGCAGCCAAGGAACAGAAGCCGGCCGAGAAGCCTGTCAAGGAGAAGAAACCGAAAGCGCCGAAGGAGAAGAAACCGAAAGTTCCGAAGGAGAAGAAACCAAGACAGCCAAAGGCTGCTGCACATCCTCCTTATTTCCag atGATTAAGGAGTCGCTCCTCGCCCTGAACGAGAAGAGTGGTTCTAGTCCGTACGCAATAGCCAAGTACATGGAAGAGAAGCACAAGGCGGTGCTTCCAGCGAATTTCAGGAAAATTTTGGCTCTTCAGCTTAAAAACTCTGCTGCCAGAGGCAAACTGATAAAGATCAAGGCTTCTTACAAGCTCTCCGAGGCTGGCAAAATGGAAAAAGCTGCTAGTAGGGTTACAAAAGcgaaaacagaaaagaaatcaACACCAGATGCGAAGCCAAAGAAATCTGAGGCAACAAAGAAGGCAGCAAAGAAAGTTGGAGCTAAGAAGAAATCTACTCCTGCAAAACCCAAACAGCCTAAATCTATAAGGTCACCTGCTGCTAAAAAAGCCAAGAAGGCCAGCGCTTAA